In one window of Paraflavitalea soli DNA:
- a CDS encoding CDP-alcohol phosphatidyltransferase family protein gives MSQIVLRDRLQKGIYGIIDPVVRGLVKVGVTPNFVTTTGLVLNIGVAVVFIVGAEEGNRGDLSYVGWAGALILFAGLFDMLDGQVARIGNMSSRFGALYDSVLDRYSEMFMFLGICYYLVAHHYFLSSLFAFIALIGSMMVSYTRARSEGLGIENKGGLMQRPERVVLTAVSAIACGITASVIGGDYKLSVPGIPFHVFETMSVFTIPITVMAVLTNITAIKRLMDAKKALDNKV, from the coding sequence ATGAGTCAGATCGTTTTGCGTGATCGTTTACAAAAAGGTATTTATGGTATTATAGACCCTGTAGTCAGGGGCCTGGTGAAGGTGGGCGTAACACCCAATTTCGTAACCACCACCGGCCTTGTATTGAATATTGGTGTAGCGGTCGTTTTTATTGTAGGGGCCGAGGAAGGCAACCGGGGAGACCTGTCGTATGTGGGCTGGGCAGGTGCTTTGATCCTGTTTGCCGGTTTGTTTGATATGCTGGACGGCCAGGTAGCCCGGATCGGCAATATGAGTTCCCGCTTTGGTGCCTTGTATGATTCCGTGCTGGATCGCTATAGTGAGATGTTTATGTTCCTGGGTATTTGTTATTACCTGGTGGCCCATCACTATTTCTTAAGCTCCCTGTTTGCCTTTATAGCACTTATCGGTTCCATGATGGTGAGCTATACGCGGGCCCGCAGTGAGGGATTGGGTATTGAAAACAAGGGCGGGTTGATGCAAAGGCCGGAAAGGGTGGTATTGACGGCCGTGTCGGCTATCGCCTGCGGCATTACCGCCTCTGTTATTGGCGGCGATTATAAGCTATCGGTACCAGGAATCCCATTCCATGTATTTGAAACGATGTCGGTCTTTACGATCCCTATTACGGTAATGGCTGTATTGACCAATATTACCGCTATTAAAAGGTTAATGGATGCTAAAAAAGCACTTGATAATAAAGTATGA
- a CDS encoding DUF4833 domain-containing protein: MKRNLFLMALCCLTFLLGAAQQGFPVPERDVLQLFYLQRTPNHNTVVYELNFKDGKLDVRNPVHPFWIRYTEQKQRAELSWIQRTFAYGVKAKMQADSSYIIKLVSYSHFSMTLKKGADGKYKIYAPINQQLMVLDRIFVKITGGSMWSPDIEYFELSGWDPATGKAVSERKKVLKDVAKS, encoded by the coding sequence ATGAAGCGTAATCTTTTTTTGATGGCCTTGTGCTGCCTGACTTTTTTGCTTGGTGCAGCACAACAGGGCTTTCCCGTTCCGGAAAGAGATGTGCTGCAGCTGTTTTACCTGCAACGGACGCCCAACCACAACACTGTTGTGTATGAATTAAATTTCAAGGATGGCAAATTGGATGTACGCAATCCTGTTCATCCTTTCTGGATCCGGTATACAGAGCAAAAGCAACGGGCAGAGTTGAGCTGGATCCAGCGAACTTTTGCTTATGGCGTAAAAGCAAAGATGCAGGCGGATAGCAGCTACATCATTAAGCTGGTCTCTTATTCGCATTTTTCAATGACCCTGAAGAAAGGGGCAGACGGCAAATACAAGATATATGCGCCCATCAACCAGCAATTGATGGTACTGGACCGTATTTTTGTTAAGATCACCGGCGGCTCTATGTGGTCGCCCGATATAGAGTATTTCGAATTGAGTGGCTGGGACCCGGCTACCGGCAAAGCTGTTTCAGAACGAAAGAAGGTCTTAAAGGATGTGGCCAAAAGTTGA
- a CDS encoding sterol desaturase family protein, translated as MKKLYVSNGTESVRMFKSNWMEALSKVHFSVPLFIYIPVIGFMTWRAFDGGISLVYYFLFLAAGIIVWTATEYLLHRFVFHFEPSSDWGKRIHFIFHGVHHDYPKDAKRLVMPPSASIPLAIGFYFLFYMLFDNKLYLYPFYSGFIAGYLAYDMMHYAMHHYNFKSSLMKQVKQHHMLHHYDDPTKGYGVSSSLWDVILRSGFPRKKKS; from the coding sequence ATGAAAAAGCTGTATGTTTCAAATGGTACCGAATCGGTGAGGATGTTCAAAAGCAACTGGATGGAAGCTTTGTCAAAAGTTCACTTTTCAGTTCCCCTGTTTATTTATATCCCCGTGATCGGGTTCATGACCTGGCGTGCTTTTGATGGGGGTATATCGCTGGTTTATTATTTCCTGTTCCTGGCAGCGGGTATCATTGTATGGACCGCCACAGAATATCTATTGCACCGCTTTGTTTTCCATTTTGAACCCTCTTCCGATTGGGGCAAGCGCATCCATTTTATTTTCCATGGTGTGCACCATGATTATCCCAAAGATGCCAAAAGGCTGGTGATGCCGCCCTCTGCCAGCATTCCGCTGGCCATTGGTTTTTACTTCCTGTTTTACATGCTGTTTGATAACAAGCTCTACCTGTATCCATTCTACAGTGGTTTTATTGCTGGCTACCTGGCATATGATATGATGCATTATGCCATGCACCATTATAATTTTAAAAGCTCCCTAATGAAGCAGGTGAAACAACACCATATGCTGCACCATTATGATGATCCCACCAAGGGATATGGAGTCAGCTCCTCCTTGTGGGACGTTATTTTAAGATCTGGTTTTCCCAGGAAGAAGAAAAGCTAA
- a CDS encoding phosphatase PAP2 family protein, whose translation MFNTIPAPFFAPRTLLVTTLISVTYLLLSILLVGFKQDQLVLIVIFNGLYYSSGITRKFITGFSIFIVYWIIFDYMKAFPNYLFRDVHIEGLYHAEKAWFGITTDTGVLTPNEYFQQHHHWTLDLLSGVFYLCWVPIPLLFASWLFFKNRPLFLQFALAFFVVNLLGFVVYYIYPAAPPWYVQEHGFNFVASTPGNTAGLKRFDDLAGVTIFQSLYAKGSNVFAAMPSLHSAYPVIVLFYGAKGRLGYINIIFAAIMTGIWCSAVYTSHHYVLDVLAGMCTAAAGIILVERSIAGRGWFSRFFDAYLRKII comes from the coding sequence ATGTTCAACACTATCCCGGCCCCATTTTTTGCTCCCAGGACCCTATTGGTAACAACGCTCATCTCTGTTACTTACCTGCTCCTGTCTATACTACTGGTAGGTTTTAAGCAGGACCAACTTGTATTGATAGTTATCTTTAATGGGCTGTACTATAGCTCGGGCATTACCCGGAAATTCATCACCGGCTTTTCAATATTCATTGTTTACTGGATCATCTTTGACTATATGAAGGCCTTCCCCAATTACCTGTTCAGGGATGTGCATATTGAAGGGTTGTACCATGCCGAAAAAGCATGGTTTGGTATTACCACCGACACAGGGGTCCTTACCCCCAATGAATACTTTCAGCAGCACCATCATTGGACATTGGACCTGCTGAGTGGTGTATTTTACCTGTGCTGGGTGCCTATTCCGTTGTTGTTTGCTTCCTGGTTGTTCTTTAAGAACCGGCCTTTGTTCCTGCAGTTTGCCCTTGCTTTTTTTGTGGTGAACCTGCTGGGGTTTGTGGTCTATTATATTTATCCGGCAGCACCGCCCTGGTATGTACAGGAACATGGGTTTAATTTTGTGGCTTCGACACCCGGTAATACAGCCGGCCTGAAACGATTTGATGACCTGGCAGGCGTAACCATTTTTCAATCCTTGTATGCCAAGGGCTCCAATGTTTTTGCGGCCATGCCTTCTTTGCATTCGGCTTACCCCGTCATTGTGTTGTTTTATGGAGCCAAAGGCCGGCTCGGGTATATTAATATTATTTTTGCCGCGATCATGACAGGCATCTGGTGCTCGGCTGTATATACGAGCCATCATTATGTGTTGGATGTGCTGGCAGGTATGTGCACAGCCGCAGCCGGTATTATCCTGGTAGAGCGGAGCATTGCCGGCCGGGGATGGTTTTCGAGGTTCTTCGATGCTTATTTGCGTAAAATTATTTAA
- a CDS encoding HAD family hydrolase, which translates to MTGPSSLPDKQAILTRLSSGDFDAFLYDCDGTLADNMGAHKASYRAVAAMYGFELDDAIIDELAGWPIIQVAEEIKKRYHADFDPVVFTQQKNTMYEVSFIQETQPIEFVVEHLKAHAGKVRIAVVSGGSRASVSRTLRMLGISNLVEVLICAGETARGKPFPDPFLAAAAKLDVAPARCLVFEDGLPGVRAAEAAGMRWIRIDHV; encoded by the coding sequence ATGACCGGTCCTTCTTCCTTACCCGACAAACAGGCAATTCTTACAAGGCTGAGCAGCGGTGATTTTGATGCTTTCCTGTATGATTGTGATGGTACGTTGGCTGATAATATGGGCGCACACAAGGCTTCTTACCGGGCTGTGGCAGCCATGTACGGGTTTGAGCTGGATGATGCCATTATTGATGAACTGGCCGGCTGGCCTATTATCCAGGTGGCTGAAGAGATCAAAAAGCGGTACCACGCCGATTTTGATCCCGTGGTTTTTACCCAGCAGAAGAATACCATGTATGAAGTATCTTTTATCCAGGAAACCCAACCGATCGAATTTGTAGTGGAGCATTTAAAGGCCCATGCAGGCAAGGTGAGGATCGCGGTGGTATCGGGCGGCAGCCGTGCTTCGGTGTCACGCACCCTCCGGATGCTGGGCATCAGTAACCTGGTGGAGGTATTGATATGTGCGGGAGAAACGGCGCGCGGCAAACCTTTTCCCGATCCTTTTTTGGCCGCTGCCGCCAAACTGGATGTAGCACCTGCCCGTTGCCTGGTATTCGAAGATGGGCTTCCCGGTGTGCGGGCAGCAGAAGCTGCGGGTATGCGGTGGATACGCATCGACCACGTGTAA
- a CDS encoding response regulator transcription factor has product MEFRIALAEDNAVNRNTFMQKLKVSGRMELVFVARNGNECLEQLKGLSHTGLPEVIFMDLEMPELDGIETIRIAKSLYPHIQFIVLTVFDDDAKIFEAIRAGASGYILKHEPAAVLEAAVVEVLQTGGAPMSPAIARKALQLLSRATSPAQEITTTQEIPVNITEREQQILQHMVSGWDAKRIAVELQVSVLTIRKHIANIYDKLHVNSRAQVISLAHKNKWLKG; this is encoded by the coding sequence ATGGAATTCAGGATAGCACTGGCAGAAGACAATGCAGTAAACCGGAATACTTTTATGCAGAAGCTAAAGGTGTCCGGACGGATGGAGCTCGTGTTTGTAGCGCGTAATGGCAACGAGTGCCTGGAGCAGCTAAAAGGATTGTCCCATACGGGTTTGCCGGAAGTGATCTTTATGGACCTTGAAATGCCTGAGCTGGACGGTATTGAAACCATCCGTATTGCCAAGTCACTGTATCCGCATATCCAGTTTATTGTGCTCACAGTGTTTGATGACGATGCTAAAATATTTGAAGCCATCAGGGCGGGTGCATCGGGGTATATATTGAAACATGAACCGGCCGCTGTATTGGAAGCTGCCGTAGTGGAAGTGCTGCAGACCGGCGGCGCCCCCATGAGCCCGGCGATTGCCCGCAAGGCCCTGCAGTTATTAAGCCGCGCTACCAGTCCGGCGCAGGAAATAACTACTACGCAGGAGATACCGGTCAACATTACCGAAAGAGAACAACAGATTTTACAACATATGGTAAGCGGATGGGATGCCAAGCGTATCGCGGTGGAATTGCAGGTAAGCGTGCTCACCATCCGGAAACACATCGCCAATATTTATGATAAGCTGCATGTCAACTCCCGCGCACAGGTGATATCCCTGGCCCATAAGAACAAATGGCTGAAAGGGTAG
- a CDS encoding tetratricopeptide repeat-containing sensor histidine kinase: protein MIRFTIVLIIQLMFVTITVAQTGTIDSLLQAVYRAGNDRDKLTAILGLCEEYQSVNRDTLDHYAYKAREMAIKTGDKKAMALAEIAVANDYFRWGWVDSAVVVIEPVLKANKVTLPAERPIYFKAARQQALYYGSRGKYTEALANLYNIVREAEKLGDTMVISTNMNTIGSIAIAREAPTEALQWLRRALAYLDELPRYNMARAAVYVNLAQAHLLSDHLDSAIYYGEKGIRLLRNGQNLNTLAMALQRQSNIYLKAGEHNKAESALQEMIHVREKLGDGAVWTDDHISLINFYITTKQIDKAIAYCNDKLQRGDVHTAVTGTAKNFTNTLNLRIGYYDLLAQCYKIKGDTKNYEQTLEQIILAKDSLSDAEAELAIAEIQTKYEVQKKENTIIQQQLTIAQKNNILLLGLSAGALVIVISFMVFRDYRKKQRLKMEKLIEQEKHLAIKAIADAEENERKRIAADLHDNLGAYAASIASNLDFIQANGVSEENRTAMAELKNNSQTMVAQLSDTIWALNKDSLTLTAISDRIKVFLHRIRKSHQGIEMDVIEHIEQDISIPPTQAFHLFQVIQEAITNVVKHSAASQIRVEVESNSHWKISVTDNGRGINQEMNKLQGGGNGLKNMQARASVAGWHITWEAVMPSGTKVTIEPVHIKN from the coding sequence ATGATCCGCTTTACGATAGTCCTGATCATACAGTTGATGTTTGTAACCATCACGGTTGCTCAAACCGGCACGATAGACAGTTTATTACAGGCTGTCTATCGCGCCGGTAATGACAGGGACAAGCTGACTGCCATACTGGGTCTTTGCGAAGAATACCAAAGCGTGAACCGCGATACACTCGATCATTATGCCTACAAGGCAAGAGAAATGGCTATCAAAACAGGTGATAAAAAAGCCATGGCATTGGCAGAGATAGCCGTTGCCAACGATTATTTCAGGTGGGGGTGGGTGGATAGTGCGGTAGTTGTTATTGAGCCCGTCTTAAAAGCAAACAAGGTTACCCTACCTGCGGAAAGGCCCATCTACTTCAAAGCAGCCAGGCAGCAGGCGCTGTATTATGGAAGCCGGGGCAAATACACGGAAGCATTGGCCAATTTATACAACATTGTGCGGGAAGCTGAAAAGCTGGGGGATACGATGGTCATCAGTACCAATATGAATACGATCGGCTCCATCGCGATCGCCCGGGAAGCGCCTACGGAAGCGCTGCAATGGCTGCGGCGGGCGTTGGCTTACCTGGATGAATTGCCCCGGTACAATATGGCGCGTGCGGCTGTGTATGTAAACCTGGCCCAGGCGCATTTATTAAGTGATCACCTGGATTCAGCGATCTATTATGGCGAAAAAGGGATCAGGCTATTAAGGAATGGACAAAACCTCAACACCCTGGCAATGGCCCTGCAAAGGCAATCCAATATCTACCTGAAGGCCGGCGAACATAACAAAGCAGAATCGGCGCTGCAGGAAATGATCCATGTGAGAGAAAAGTTGGGCGATGGAGCCGTATGGACAGATGATCATATTTCACTGATCAATTTTTACATCACCACCAAACAAATAGACAAGGCGATCGCCTACTGCAATGACAAACTTCAGCGGGGAGATGTACACACTGCGGTGACCGGTACGGCAAAAAACTTTACCAATACCCTCAACCTGCGTATTGGCTATTATGACCTGCTGGCCCAATGCTATAAGATCAAAGGCGATACAAAAAACTATGAGCAAACACTGGAGCAGATCATACTTGCCAAAGACTCTTTGTCGGATGCGGAAGCAGAACTGGCCATTGCAGAAATACAAACCAAATACGAGGTACAGAAAAAGGAGAACACGATCATACAACAACAACTTACCATTGCCCAAAAGAACAATATCTTATTATTGGGGCTCAGTGCAGGCGCCCTGGTAATTGTCATTTCCTTTATGGTGTTCCGGGATTACCGCAAAAAACAACGGCTCAAAATGGAAAAACTGATCGAACAGGAAAAACACCTGGCCATCAAAGCCATCGCCGATGCAGAAGAGAATGAGCGCAAACGCATTGCGGCCGACCTGCATGATAACCTGGGGGCCTATGCTGCTTCCATTGCCTCCAACCTCGATTTCATACAGGCCAATGGAGTAAGTGAAGAAAACCGTACGGCCATGGCCGAACTGAAAAACAATTCCCAGACCATGGTGGCGCAATTAAGTGATACCATCTGGGCTTTGAACAAAGACAGCCTTACCCTCACGGCCATCAGCGACCGGATCAAAGTGTTTCTCCATCGTATCCGGAAAAGTCACCAGGGCATAGAGATGGATGTAATAGAACATATTGAGCAGGATATTTCGATACCGCCCACCCAGGCCTTCCATCTATTCCAGGTGATACAGGAAGCGATTACGAATGTAGTCAAACACAGTGCCGCCAGCCAGATCAGGGTAGAGGTGGAAAGCAATAGCCATTGGAAAATAAGTGTTACCGATAATGGCCGGGGTATAAACCAGGAAATGAATAAATTACAGGGTGGAGGCAATGGACTGAAGAATATGCAGGCCCGGGCCTCGGTAGCAGGATGGCATATCACCTGGGAAGCCGTGATGCCTTCAGGGACTAAAGTGACCATCGAACCTGTGCACATTAAAAATTGA
- a CDS encoding leucine-rich repeat domain-containing protein produces the protein MKKIILYLLLLTLIGQACRKNDNGGNTDNPPPIPELPKEGVVVNTNVFGRIVDELDKPLSGVAVTGGGKTTNTDENGIYMLMNVQLDQARAYLTAVKQGYFKGSRIFQPIKNGMSKPPLIKMLTMKSIGTINAATGGAAESTGGIKIELPASAIDGYTGQVNVVANYVNPTSPDFFARMPGDLAANNAANQRGALISYGMSHLDLLDDKGNKLTIKAGKEVTVTLPVPQKLQSSATTTIDMWYFDETTGIWKQEGKGTYQNGKYVGKVTHFSVWNYDHWNPLMILPMFLRWILPNITSMPPEDIDNIVNHPPDFILQVRDKKTQTTLYTNTFPPPVPNPNNNPPGGTSSVTFPLPNMTDVMEVTVMPVQPGGPDYPTNPNYTPTGGEVPPAAPTFADEGQSVTIEVRPTNPPSTITITLPPASSGGGNGETVVNVNGKAVNCENKAVTTGYAFLSMRSGNTIVKSTTAPIFGTDGRFTVQYLFMRALTNRIDNVVLTVYDVATGKKSQDMKINVNPSVAHMIQDAVKVCDNPGPGPGTGTDKVFQGNYSINDAASLKAFIDSGYTAVSGILYVSNMTDLGGIIKLKKVWGLELRRNNVTSLGGLAELEEMSWLSLVENGQLVSVAFPKLASKSVQGIHINYNLSLVALTLPSIESVSPLGNDNISITGNPLLKTLSIPNLKSVDKCGFIELSNTLLTNLNMFTNASGTLGTWGMTLIDNPDLTSVSGLKNIVCTARLTIDQCPKLTTLDGINIPSIVTDWVTLTRNEALTDITAVSNKLKSTAGLSINLNKALKTAHFPLYEKGNITCKDNGELTTLTLPLFKEADAVDLTHNVKLATINMNALEKLPISFNMVGGFETVQALTSFDLPALKTVGRFVIQNCPGILNLDGFANLENVDGDLVISNANIPGASIKLQTIGGFNKLTNVRFSLGLETAAGSGDRLAGYDGPLKSIKGFTMLKTVGAMFNIGGKNLTDISGFANLESVGQDLRIMTTGLTGLGGLAKLTSSGLNENRLIYIGDNTKLTSLAGLTSITNIVGIYVARNPELLNLDGLEKVKAMRYGMTIGQNDKLANLNGLSNVDGAITSITINENKVLKNFCGITKVVKAGAISGGYYVTSNAYNPTQQQIIAGQCSQ, from the coding sequence ATGAAAAAGATAATACTTTACTTACTGCTTTTAACCCTTATCGGCCAGGCCTGTCGCAAGAACGACAACGGCGGCAATACCGACAACCCTCCACCCATTCCCGAACTTCCCAAAGAAGGCGTGGTGGTCAACACCAATGTATTTGGAAGGATCGTGGACGAGCTGGACAAACCCCTGTCGGGTGTGGCCGTGACCGGCGGTGGTAAAACCACCAATACCGATGAGAACGGCATTTACATGCTCATGAATGTACAACTCGACCAGGCCAGGGCCTACCTTACGGCTGTAAAGCAAGGTTATTTTAAAGGCTCCCGCATCTTCCAGCCCATCAAAAATGGTATGTCCAAACCTCCGCTCATCAAAATGCTCACGATGAAAAGCATCGGCACCATCAATGCTGCTACAGGCGGTGCGGCTGAATCCACCGGGGGCATTAAGATCGAATTGCCGGCCAGTGCTATCGACGGGTATACCGGACAGGTAAACGTAGTAGCCAATTATGTAAACCCCACCAGTCCCGATTTCTTTGCCCGTATGCCGGGCGACCTGGCAGCCAACAATGCCGCCAACCAACGGGGCGCGCTTATTTCTTATGGCATGTCGCACCTCGACCTGCTGGATGATAAAGGCAATAAGCTTACCATCAAAGCCGGCAAGGAAGTGACGGTTACTTTGCCGGTACCACAAAAGCTGCAAAGCTCGGCCACCACCACCATCGACATGTGGTACTTCGATGAAACAACCGGCATCTGGAAACAGGAAGGAAAGGGCACTTACCAGAATGGTAAATATGTAGGTAAGGTCACACACTTCTCTGTGTGGAACTATGATCACTGGAATCCCCTGATGATCCTGCCCATGTTCCTGCGCTGGATATTGCCCAACATCACCAGTATGCCACCGGAAGACATCGACAATATTGTCAATCACCCGCCCGACTTCATCCTGCAGGTACGCGATAAGAAAACACAAACAACTTTATATACCAATACCTTTCCTCCTCCCGTACCCAATCCCAACAACAATCCTCCCGGCGGAACCAGTTCCGTTACTTTCCCACTTCCCAATATGACCGATGTGATGGAGGTCACGGTTATGCCGGTGCAACCCGGGGGACCCGATTATCCCACCAATCCCAACTATACGCCCACGGGCGGCGAGGTTCCTCCGGCTGCACCCACATTTGCCGATGAAGGGCAAAGTGTTACTATTGAAGTCAGGCCCACCAATCCTCCTTCTACCATCACCATTACCCTTCCTCCCGCCAGCAGTGGCGGCGGCAATGGCGAAACGGTGGTCAACGTCAACGGCAAAGCGGTGAACTGCGAAAACAAAGCCGTGACTACCGGTTATGCCTTCCTCAGTATGCGCAGCGGCAATACCATTGTGAAAAGTACAACAGCCCCCATCTTTGGTACAGACGGAAGGTTTACGGTGCAATACCTGTTCATGCGTGCACTCACCAACCGCATCGACAATGTGGTGCTCACGGTGTATGACGTGGCTACGGGTAAAAAAAGCCAGGATATGAAGATCAATGTCAATCCTTCCGTGGCGCATATGATACAGGATGCGGTGAAAGTATGTGACAACCCAGGCCCGGGCCCGGGTACAGGCACGGACAAAGTATTCCAGGGCAATTATTCCATCAACGATGCCGCCAGCCTGAAAGCATTTATCGACTCCGGCTATACAGCGGTGTCGGGTATATTATATGTTTCCAATATGACCGATCTGGGCGGAATTATCAAACTGAAGAAAGTATGGGGACTGGAATTGCGCAGGAACAATGTTACCAGCCTGGGTGGATTGGCCGAATTGGAAGAGATGTCGTGGTTATCATTGGTAGAGAACGGTCAACTGGTCAGCGTTGCTTTTCCCAAACTGGCCAGCAAGAGTGTACAAGGCATTCATATCAACTACAACCTTTCGCTGGTAGCGCTTACCCTGCCTTCCATAGAATCGGTAAGTCCACTGGGAAATGATAATATTTCGATCACCGGTAACCCCTTATTGAAAACCTTGTCTATTCCCAACCTGAAATCGGTAGATAAGTGCGGTTTTATTGAGCTATCCAATACCTTGCTTACCAACCTGAATATGTTTACCAATGCCAGTGGTACCCTGGGTACATGGGGCATGACGCTGATAGATAACCCGGACCTTACTTCGGTAAGCGGATTGAAAAATATAGTGTGCACGGCCAGGCTTACCATCGATCAGTGTCCCAAACTGACCACCCTCGATGGGATTAACATACCTTCCATTGTCACGGATTGGGTAACGCTTACGCGCAATGAGGCGCTTACGGATATAACAGCGGTAAGCAATAAATTAAAGTCTACCGCAGGGTTGAGCATTAACCTCAACAAGGCATTGAAAACAGCTCATTTCCCCTTGTACGAAAAAGGGAATATTACCTGCAAGGACAATGGCGAATTGACCACCCTCACCTTACCCTTGTTCAAGGAAGCAGATGCTGTAGACCTTACGCACAATGTGAAATTGGCCACTATCAATATGAATGCCCTGGAAAAGCTGCCCATTTCGTTTAATATGGTAGGCGGTTTTGAAACCGTGCAGGCACTTACAAGTTTCGACCTGCCGGCGTTGAAGACGGTTGGAAGATTTGTGATCCAAAATTGCCCGGGTATCCTAAACCTGGATGGATTTGCCAACCTGGAAAACGTAGACGGTGATCTTGTTATTTCAAATGCCAATATCCCGGGCGCCAGCATCAAGCTGCAAACGATAGGTGGATTTAACAAGTTGACCAATGTCAGGTTCTCCCTGGGATTGGAAACAGCGGCAGGGTCGGGAGACAGGCTGGCAGGATACGATGGTCCGCTGAAAAGCATCAAAGGTTTTACCATGCTGAAGACAGTAGGGGCTATGTTCAATATCGGCGGCAAGAACCTGACGGATATTTCAGGATTCGCCAACCTGGAGAGTGTGGGACAAGACCTCAGGATCATGACAACAGGGTTAACCGGGCTGGGTGGTTTGGCCAAACTAACCTCCTCGGGCCTTAATGAAAACCGTTTGATCTATATTGGCGATAATACCAAGCTGACTTCCCTTGCCGGGCTGACATCCATCACCAATATAGTGGGCATATATGTGGCCCGCAACCCTGAATTGCTCAACCTGGATGGCCTGGAAAAAGTAAAAGCGATGCGCTATGGTATGACGATCGGCCAAAACGATAAACTGGCCAACCTCAATGGGCTCAGCAATGTGGACGGCGCCATTACGAGCATCACCATCAATGAGAACAAGGTATTGAAGAATTTCTGCGGTATTACCAAAGTGGTGAAGGCAGGGGCTATTTCCGGTGGGTATTATGTTACCAGCAATGCTTACAATCCCACCCAGCAGCAAATAATAGCCGGCCAATGTAGCCAGTAA
- a CDS encoding NAD(P)/FAD-dependent oxidoreductase, with amino-acid sequence MLIMDYEVAVVGGSHAGLAAAHTLGRSKRRTIVFDTGKPRNLSSTRSHNFSGHDGVSPVDLRAAALNDLYKFGHVMISPQAVVGLSVFEGGYQLTTDQQQVITVRKIILATGVTDHLLPIEGLQALWGRKVFHCTYCHGWEVRDQPALVLVKGMIAWEVAMSLSQWNSQLTFLLHGTAVEDAAKRDQLLQKGWPLIETPVVRIAESDTGLIVSLADGQIRTSPVVYTKPIRVQFNNELAVLLGCELSRSGSVLTDAAMQTSVPGVFAAGDLAHPGYHQVSEAISTGHKAAAFCNNQLSMEDFMG; translated from the coding sequence ATGCTTATCATGGATTATGAAGTAGCCGTTGTTGGAGGCAGTCATGCGGGCCTGGCGGCGGCCCATACATTGGGCAGGAGTAAACGCAGGACTATTGTCTTTGATACGGGCAAACCAAGGAACCTGTCAAGTACGCGGTCACACAACTTTTCGGGTCATGATGGGGTTTCTCCTGTTGATCTGCGGGCTGCGGCTCTTAATGATCTTTACAAGTTTGGCCATGTAATGATCTCCCCGCAAGCCGTGGTTGGCTTGTCTGTTTTCGAAGGAGGCTATCAGCTAACCACTGATCAGCAGCAGGTCATTACCGTGCGTAAGATCATATTGGCCACGGGTGTCACGGATCATCTCTTGCCCATTGAAGGTTTGCAGGCACTCTGGGGAAGAAAGGTATTTCACTGTACTTATTGTCATGGTTGGGAGGTCAGGGATCAGCCTGCGCTGGTATTGGTAAAAGGTATGATTGCCTGGGAAGTAGCCATGAGCCTTAGTCAATGGAATAGCCAGCTTACTTTTCTATTGCATGGTACTGCTGTGGAAGACGCTGCTAAAAGAGATCAACTGCTACAAAAGGGATGGCCACTAATAGAAACACCCGTAGTGCGTATAGCCGAAAGTGATACAGGTCTGATTGTTTCCCTGGCCGATGGACAAATACGCACAAGTCCTGTTGTCTATACCAAACCTATTCGTGTACAATTCAATAATGAATTGGCCGTGCTATTGGGCTGCGAATTGAGCCGGAGTGGTTCAGTGCTCACCGATGCTGCCATGCAGACCTCAGTACCCGGCGTTTTTGCTGCCGGCGATCTTGCACATCCGGGTTATCACCAGGTGTCGGAAGCCATCAGTACAGGGCATAAAGCGGCGGCTTTTTGTAATAATCAGTTGAGTATGGAGGATTTTATGGGGTAG